The Streptomyces sp. B3I8 nucleotide sequence GGCGGTCGGCAAGGCGGGGTGCGGTGGGTGCGTCGAGGGTCTCGACGACGCGGCCGTCGGCCATCACGAGCGCCCGGTGGGCCTGGGCGGCGGCGGCCGGGTCGTGGGTGACCATCACGACGGTCTGGCCCAGCTCGTCGACGAGTTCACGCAGCAGCCGCAGTACGTCGTGGGCGCTGCGCAGGTCCAGCGCGCCGGTCGGCTCGTCGGCGAACACCACGGCCGGCCGGGTGACCAGCGCGCGCACGATGGCCGCGCGCTGCTGCTGGCCGCCGGAGAGTTCGGTGGGCCGGTGGGTGAGCCGGCCGGCCAGTCCGACCCGCTCCACCAGCATCTCCAGCCACGCGCGGTCGGGGGCCCGGCCCGCCAGGCGCAGCGGCAGGGTGATGTTGTCGGCGAGGTCCAGGGACGGGACGAGGTTGTACGACTGGAAGACGAAGCCGACGCGTTCGCGGCGCAGTTCGGTGCGCCGGGTCTCGTCGAGGCCCGCGATCTCGTGTCCGTCGATGCGGATGCTGCCCGTGGTGGGGGTGTCCAGGCCGGCGGCGCAGTGCATCAGCGTGCTCTTGCCGGAGCCGGAGGGGCCCATCACCGCGAGGAACGTGCCGCGCGGGACGGTCAGCGAGACGTCGTCGAGCGCACGGACGCCGCCCTGGTACGTCTTGCCGACCCGGTCCAGGACGATCGCGGGGGCGGGGGCGGCGTACCCGGTCCGAGCCTGGCCGGGGGCCGCGAACGGCCGGTTCATCGACGGCCCCGCAGACGCTGCAGGACGAGCACGGTGGCGCACGCGGCGGTGACGACCCCGAACGCGAGGTGCACGGCGGTGGAGGCGTCGCCGTAGGAGGCGACGGTGTTGGCGAGTGCGCTGATCACCAGGACCGTCCAGAGCAGGGCGCGCAGGACGTCGGACCGGCTGACCCCGGACCGCGTCGGCTCGTGGTCGTCGGCGGGGCCGGTGAAGCGGTAGGGGTCGGGGTGCGACATGAGTGCTCCTTCGGGGACGCCGGCGGGCTGTGGGCCCGCCGTTTCGGCACACCTCAGACGCTAGGCAGCCGGGCCCGCGCCTCCGAGCCCGCCAGCCGCCCGGTCCGGGGTACAGCAGGCTGTACTCCTCGGGTCCGGGGCTGACGGCGAACGGTGCGGCGCCCTAGGGTCGTTGTCGGAAGGAGGCCACCATGCCGACGCACGACACACCCCGTGACACCTCGGGGACGCGGCCGTCCCGGGACACCCCGCAGGCGCGCGACGAGGACCGGGCACACGGTGGGCTTCCGGCCTACGGGAGAACCCCGGAGGGTGCGGCCGCGGGAGGCCCCGGCGGCTCCCACAGGTACACCGGGCCGGGCGGCCCCGGCAGCACCCGCGGTGCCTCCGGATCCGGCGGTGACGCGGTGTCCGGGAAGGCGGGCGGGACGGGGCAGGCCGGGGAGGCCACCGAGCGGGATCTGAGGGCCGTCGCCGCACGGGCCGCCAAGGACGCGGTCCGCGGGCTGGAGCAGCTCACCAGTGGGTTCGGCACCGCCATGATGGCGGGCGTCGTGCTGTTGGCCACCGCTTTCACCGCCGTCGCGTGCCTGGTCGGCGTCGGGCTGCTGCTCGCCCCGGTCGTGCTGCGCGTCCTGCACGCCCTGGCCCGGCGCGAACGCGACCGGCTGGGCCGCTGGGGAGCGGAGGTCATCGCCCCCGAGCGGCCGCCCACCCGGCTCCGGCTCGCCGTCACCGACCCCACCACCCGCCGCGAGCTGGTCTGGCTGGTCCGGCACAGCACTCTCGGTGCGCTCCTCGGCCTCGTCGCCATACTGCTGATGCTCTTCGCGGTCCGCGACGCCACCTTCCCGCTCTGGTGGCGTCTCGCGCCGCGGGACAGCTCCAGCACCTCGCTGGGGTTCGGCGTCGCCCACTCGTGGGCCGACGCGCTCTCCGTGGCCCTGCTCGCCGTCGGCTGGTTCGCGATCATCCTCGGCCTCGTCCCCGGCATGGCCCGGCTCCAGGGCGAACCGGGCCGACGGCTGCTGTCCGCCGGGCCCGACGCCGACCTGTCCCTGCGGATCGCCCAGCTCACCGCCACCCGGGCCGCCGCGCTCGACGCCCACGCCACCGAGCTGCGCCGCATCGAACGCTCCCTGCACGACGGCACGCAGAACCGCATCGTCACGGTCACCGTGCTGCTCGGCGCCGCCCGCCGCATGGTCGCCCGCGACCCGGCCGGCGCCGAGGAACTGCTCGAACGTGCCCAGAGCGCCGCCGAGCAGGCACTGGCCGAGCTGCGCACGGTCGCCCGGGGCATCCTGCCCCCGGTGCTCGCCGACCGCGGGCTGGCCGGGGCGCTCGACGGACTGGCCGCCTCCTGCCCGGTACCGTGCCGCATCGACGTCGACGCGCCCCAGCGGTGTGCCGCCTCCGTCGAGGCGACCGCCTACTTCGTGGTCGCCGAGGCGCTCACCAACATCGCCAAGCACAGCGGCGCCCACCACGCCCAGGTCACCGTGCGCACGCACGACGGCCGACTGTGGCTGCGCGTCACCGACGACGGCCACGGAGGCGCCGACGAGGACGGCGGCTCCGGACTGGTCGGCATTCGCCGCCGGATCGCGGCACATGACGGAACACTCGCCCTGGCCAGCCCCCGCGGCGGCCCGACAACCCTTGAAGTGGAACTTCCATGCGGATTGTGATCGCCGAGGACGACCCCCTGCTGCGCGAGGGCCTGGCCCTGTTGCTGCGGGCCGAGTCCCTCGACGTGGTGGCCACCGCCGGCACGGCCGACGACGCCCTGAAGGCCATCGACGAGCACGCGCCGGACGTCGCCATCCTCGACGTACGGATGCCGCCGACCCACACCGACGAGGGCATCGTCGCCGCCGTCGAGGCCCGGCGCCGTCACCCGGACCTCGCGGTCCTCGTCCTGTCGGCCTACGTCGAGCAGACCTTCGCCACCGAACTCCTCACCGGCGGCGTCCGCAGGCTCGGCTATCTGCTCAAGGAGCGGGTCGGCCGGGTCGAGGAGTTCCTGGACGCGCTGCGCCGGGTCGCGGAGGGCGGCACCGCCATCGACCCCGAGGTCGTGGCCCAGCTCTTCACGCGCAGCCGCGAGGACAGCCGGCTGGAACGGCTCAGCCCGCGCGAGCGCGAGGTGCTCGCGCTGATGGCCGAGGGCCTCGGCAACACCGCGATCGCCGAACGGCTCGTCGTCACCGACGGAGCCGTGCACAAACACATCCGCAGCATCTTCGCCAAGCTGGACCTGTCCCCCGCCGACCAGGTCGACCGCCGGGTCGCGGCGGTCCTGCGCTACCTCGACGACATACGGCGGCGGGGCTGATCCGTCCCCGTGTCCCGCTCCTGAACGCGTCCGACGGGCCGTCACGCCGAGTGCCGCGCACGGCACTCGGCGTTTTCACGGGCCCGTCCGGGTTAAGCGGACCCCATGGACCGGGGCAGGGGCAAGGGCAGAAACAGGGACACGGGCAGGGGCGAAGGCAGTGACACGGGCGCGCGCTCCAGCCCGGGCTCGGACTCAGGCGCGGGCTCGGGCTCAGGCAGGGGCGACGGCACAGCCGGTGGCGGCGTACGGGTCGGCGCGTGTTCGTGGACGGACAGGGCGCTGGTGAACAGCGGCTGGTACCCCGAGGGCTCCCGCGACGCCGAGGGCCGGCTGCGGCACTACACCTCCCGGTTCTCGCTGGTGGAGGTCGACTCCAGCTACTACGCGGTGCCCAGCGCCCGCAACAGCACCCTGTGGGTGGACCGCACGCCCGAGGGCTTCCGGTTCGACGTCAAGGCGTTCTCCGCGCTCACCGGACACCCGACCCGGCAGGGCGTGCTTCCCGCCGAGCTGCGCGGACTCCCCCAGGGACCGGAGCTGCGCGAGGAGGTATGGCGGCGGTTCACCGAAGCCGTCCGTCCGCTGCGGGAGGCCGGCCGGCTCGGCACCGTGCTGTTCCAGTTCCCACCGTGGTTCTCGCCCGGCTCCCGGGCGGTGGCCGCCCTCCGGGAGTGTGCCGAGCGCGCCGCCGACTGGCCCGTCGCCGTGGAGTTCCGGCATCCGGCGT carries:
- a CDS encoding DUF72 domain-containing protein encodes the protein MNSGWYPEGSRDAEGRLRHYTSRFSLVEVDSSYYAVPSARNSTLWVDRTPEGFRFDVKAFSALTGHPTRQGVLPAELRGLPQGPELREEVWRRFTEAVRPLREAGRLGTVLFQFPPWFSPGSRAVAALRECAERAADWPVAVEFRHPAWWRERQYDATCALLAELGLAAVAVDMVQTLPTSIPPVTPVTSLRLAVVRFHGRSPAWGTGSKEERFRYDYTADELREWIPRLRTMADRTEELHVLFNNCCGEAAVRAAARMKELLRDEWGERVDVSRETGDTARFA
- a CDS encoding ABC transporter ATP-binding protein — encoded protein: MNRPFAAPGQARTGYAAPAPAIVLDRVGKTYQGGVRALDDVSLTVPRGTFLAVMGPSGSGKSTLMHCAAGLDTPTTGSIRIDGHEIAGLDETRRTELRRERVGFVFQSYNLVPSLDLADNITLPLRLAGRAPDRAWLEMLVERVGLAGRLTHRPTELSGGQQQRAAIVRALVTRPAVVFADEPTGALDLRSAHDVLRLLRELVDELGQTVVMVTHDPAAAAQAHRALVMADGRVVETLDAPTAPRLADRLVALGGR
- a CDS encoding response regulator transcription factor, encoding MRIVIAEDDPLLREGLALLLRAESLDVVATAGTADDALKAIDEHAPDVAILDVRMPPTHTDEGIVAAVEARRRHPDLAVLVLSAYVEQTFATELLTGGVRRLGYLLKERVGRVEEFLDALRRVAEGGTAIDPEVVAQLFTRSREDSRLERLSPREREVLALMAEGLGNTAIAERLVVTDGAVHKHIRSIFAKLDLSPADQVDRRVAAVLRYLDDIRRRG
- a CDS encoding sensor histidine kinase, which produces MPTHDTPRDTSGTRPSRDTPQARDEDRAHGGLPAYGRTPEGAAAGGPGGSHRYTGPGGPGSTRGASGSGGDAVSGKAGGTGQAGEATERDLRAVAARAAKDAVRGLEQLTSGFGTAMMAGVVLLATAFTAVACLVGVGLLLAPVVLRVLHALARRERDRLGRWGAEVIAPERPPTRLRLAVTDPTTRRELVWLVRHSTLGALLGLVAILLMLFAVRDATFPLWWRLAPRDSSSTSLGFGVAHSWADALSVALLAVGWFAIILGLVPGMARLQGEPGRRLLSAGPDADLSLRIAQLTATRAAALDAHATELRRIERSLHDGTQNRIVTVTVLLGAARRMVARDPAGAEELLERAQSAAEQALAELRTVARGILPPVLADRGLAGALDGLAASCPVPCRIDVDAPQRCAASVEATAYFVVAEALTNIAKHSGAHHAQVTVRTHDGRLWLRVTDDGHGGADEDGGSGLVGIRRRIAAHDGTLALASPRGGPTTLEVELPCGL